From Rudanella lutea DSM 19387, a single genomic window includes:
- a CDS encoding PAS domain-containing protein, whose protein sequence is MKPNPLTASYRFLAGGGKMGLLMRSGDWSATVVGTPDTWPLPLRTTVGMVLTAHVPMLLCWGPDRIAFYNDAFRDRIDPSGQFDTFPGQSTAQVWPHFWQVSQPHIESVFALNEGAFLDRYTYRRGTTDESWALSYSPIRNEHDEVAGVLITATDLPISPPTELTPQPRPAVFDSAQIGISLLSPIRDAQGAIVDFVYKQTNWAPESIRAGSDLTGERFLAIHHSPELLGLFDVLREVAEAGESRRLVFRYRAYGTESWYDTAILYRNNELILVFHDVTQQAEAHRQLERSALFVQSVIEQSPVAKAVFIGDSMEIQIANARMLALLGHDSSIIGKRPEEALPESISASTRAVLQQVYQQGQLLHQREVPYAYVKNGVTRIEYHNLTFQPLRDPQGTIYGVLMSALNVTDQVLTRQTEQVAQQALAESEERLRFALEAAQLGVWNLDPVTNLIHWDNRSKGLFGIADNLPYTYEQAVQFIHPDDRAGVDEAVHKAMDPQHDGTYDMTYRTVGASDGVVRWVRFMGRGYFNASGQVYRFAGIAQNVTDQIMARQHIEESQRQLLDSFEQAPVGIALLHSDPQLTFRMVNPFYAQLVGRTPEELAGKPLLEALPELQGQGFDELLRNVIETGEAYVAHEMSARVVRNDRLETIYVDLSYHPQRGIQGGTDPAGATPNAVTGILVVATDVTQQVNARQRIEASERRFRQLIEDAPVAIALYMGPDLVIEYSNERMQKLWGKGEYVNGMLLHEALPELDGQPFIELLNEVYRTGVPYHASKDRADLVVDGKLSSFYFNFTYEPLRDENGQIYAILNVATDVSEQVLAQQQVEASETRYRELSLELDERVQQRTHELNEINKELERSNRNLEQFAYVASHDLQEPLRKIQSFGDILKNQYADQLGPGADFINRMQSAATRMSILIKDLLLFSRLSTRQEPALPVDLNRIAARVLDDLSLTIEETGAQVTIGSLPTVLGDGSQLGQLFQNLLTNAIKFRRPNTVPHINIRSERVALRDLPAHLKPARQADWYECIRVTDNGIGFENKYTDRIFQVFQRLHGKHEFAGTGIGLAICEKVALNHGGAITARSQPGEGATFLVYLPALG, encoded by the coding sequence ATGAAACCAAATCCGCTTACCGCTTCTTACCGATTTCTGGCCGGTGGTGGAAAAATGGGCCTGCTTATGCGTTCGGGCGATTGGTCGGCTACGGTAGTAGGCACGCCCGATACCTGGCCACTCCCCCTACGTACCACCGTCGGGATGGTACTGACGGCACATGTGCCGATGCTGCTCTGCTGGGGCCCCGACCGAATTGCGTTTTACAATGATGCCTTCCGGGATCGTATAGACCCGTCCGGACAGTTTGACACCTTCCCCGGCCAATCTACCGCCCAGGTATGGCCACACTTCTGGCAGGTGAGCCAACCGCACATTGAAAGCGTATTTGCCCTCAACGAGGGGGCTTTTCTGGACCGATACACCTACCGACGAGGAACAACCGACGAAAGCTGGGCGCTGAGCTACAGTCCAATCCGCAACGAGCACGACGAAGTAGCTGGGGTTTTGATTACGGCTACCGACCTGCCGATCTCACCTCCCACGGAACTGACTCCCCAGCCACGACCGGCCGTATTCGATTCGGCACAGATCGGCATCAGCCTCCTGTCACCCATTCGCGACGCACAGGGGGCTATCGTTGATTTTGTCTACAAACAAACTAACTGGGCACCCGAATCCATCCGGGCCGGGTCCGACCTGACGGGCGAACGGTTTCTGGCTATTCACCATTCCCCCGAATTACTGGGGCTTTTCGACGTACTACGGGAAGTGGCCGAGGCTGGCGAATCGCGCCGGTTGGTGTTTCGCTACCGGGCCTATGGTACCGAAAGCTGGTACGATACCGCTATTCTTTACCGGAATAACGAACTGATTCTGGTTTTTCACGATGTGACCCAACAGGCCGAAGCCCACCGACAACTGGAACGGAGCGCCCTGTTTGTGCAGAGCGTGATCGAACAGTCGCCGGTCGCCAAAGCCGTATTCATTGGCGACTCCATGGAGATTCAGATCGCCAACGCCCGGATGCTAGCCCTACTTGGGCATGATTCGAGTATTATTGGCAAACGACCGGAGGAAGCCCTGCCCGAATCCATTTCAGCCTCCACACGGGCCGTTTTGCAACAGGTGTACCAACAGGGACAATTGTTGCATCAGCGCGAGGTGCCGTATGCCTACGTGAAAAACGGGGTCACCCGAATTGAGTATCATAACCTGACGTTCCAGCCCCTGCGCGACCCCCAGGGTACCATCTACGGGGTGCTCATGTCGGCCCTCAATGTGACCGATCAGGTACTGACCCGCCAAACCGAACAAGTGGCGCAACAGGCCCTCGCCGAAAGCGAAGAGCGGCTGCGGTTTGCGCTCGAAGCCGCCCAGCTCGGCGTCTGGAACCTCGACCCCGTCACAAACCTCATCCATTGGGACAACCGGAGCAAAGGGCTGTTTGGCATTGCCGACAACCTGCCGTACACCTACGAGCAGGCCGTACAGTTTATCCACCCCGACGACCGGGCGGGCGTTGATGAGGCCGTACATAAAGCTATGGACCCGCAGCACGATGGCACCTACGACATGACCTACCGCACGGTTGGAGCCTCCGACGGTGTGGTCCGCTGGGTTCGGTTTATGGGCCGGGGTTATTTCAACGCATCGGGGCAGGTATATCGGTTTGCGGGGATCGCCCAAAACGTGACCGACCAGATTATGGCCCGCCAGCATATTGAAGAGAGCCAGCGGCAGTTGCTCGACTCGTTTGAACAGGCCCCGGTCGGCATTGCCCTGCTGCATAGCGACCCGCAGCTGACCTTCCGCATGGTCAACCCATTTTACGCCCAGTTGGTAGGGCGCACGCCCGAAGAGCTTGCCGGTAAGCCCCTGCTCGAAGCTTTACCCGAGTTACAGGGACAGGGTTTCGACGAATTGCTGAGAAACGTGATCGAGACGGGCGAAGCCTACGTAGCCCATGAGATGTCGGCGAGGGTGGTTCGAAACGACCGGCTCGAAACCATCTACGTTGACCTAAGCTACCACCCCCAACGTGGTATTCAGGGCGGCACCGATCCGGCCGGAGCTACCCCAAACGCCGTCACGGGGATTCTGGTGGTGGCTACCGACGTGACCCAGCAGGTAAACGCCCGCCAACGGATCGAAGCAAGCGAACGCCGATTCCGGCAATTGATCGAAGACGCGCCCGTGGCTATTGCTTTGTATATGGGCCCGGATCTGGTGATCGAGTACTCCAATGAGCGCATGCAGAAGTTATGGGGCAAAGGCGAGTACGTCAACGGCATGTTGCTGCACGAAGCCCTGCCCGAACTCGATGGCCAGCCGTTTATCGAGCTGCTCAACGAGGTGTACCGAACGGGTGTACCCTACCATGCCTCCAAAGACCGGGCCGACCTGGTAGTGGATGGTAAACTGAGCAGCTTCTACTTCAATTTCACGTACGAGCCCCTCCGGGATGAAAACGGCCAGATTTACGCCATTCTGAACGTAGCCACCGATGTATCGGAGCAGGTATTGGCCCAGCAGCAGGTCGAAGCGAGCGAAACCCGGTACCGGGAACTCTCGCTGGAACTGGACGAACGTGTGCAGCAACGCACGCACGAGCTAAATGAGATCAACAAGGAACTGGAGCGATCAAACCGGAACCTGGAGCAGTTTGCCTACGTGGCCTCGCACGATTTACAGGAGCCCCTGCGCAAGATTCAGTCGTTTGGCGACATCCTGAAAAACCAGTACGCCGACCAACTTGGTCCCGGTGCCGACTTTATCAACCGCATGCAGTCGGCCGCCACCCGCATGTCTATTCTGATCAAAGATCTGCTCCTGTTCTCCCGGCTGTCTACCCGTCAGGAGCCAGCCCTCCCCGTCGACCTTAACCGCATAGCCGCCCGGGTGCTGGACGACCTCTCGCTCACGATTGAGGAGACAGGAGCACAGGTTACTATCGGGTCGCTTCCTACGGTGCTGGGCGACGGCTCGCAGCTGGGTCAGTTGTTTCAGAACCTGCTCACCAACGCGATCAAATTCCGGCGGCCCAACACCGTACCGCATATCAATATACGCAGTGAGCGGGTTGCCTTGCGGGATCTGCCCGCCCATCTGAAACCCGCCCGACAGGCCGATTGGTACGAATGCATCCGCGTGACCGACAATGGTATCGGGTTCGAGAATAAGTACACCGACCGTATTTTTCAGGTGTTTCAGCGGCTGCACGGCAAGCACGAGTTTGCCGGAACCGGTATTGGACTGGCCATTTGCGAAAAAGTGGCCCTAAATCACGGAGGAGCCATCACAGCCCGCAGCCAACCCGGCGAGGGGGCCACATTTTTGGTCTACCTGCCAGCACTTGGCTAA